The following coding sequences lie in one Aspergillus puulaauensis MK2 DNA, chromosome 3, nearly complete sequence genomic window:
- a CDS encoding flavin monoamine oxidase family protein (COG:E;~EggNog:ENOG410QEEZ;~InterPro:IPR001613,IPR036188,IPR002937;~PFAM:PF13450,PF01593;~go_function: GO:0016491 - oxidoreductase activity [Evidence IEA];~go_process: GO:0055114 - oxidation-reduction process [Evidence IEA]) has product MDVGVVGAGISGLYTALILQRQGHNVTVFEASSRIGGRIYTHRFEPLNQGEDVYFEAGAMRLPRSRLHDRVFRFIDYLNANSRSEDKVEMIPYIIEHENNGAYVYGHKGDVAGSEHADLLNLPPPFKGKSARSLLGEAVIPWLRLLEQDFDKGFEKVMEYDMMSFRSYLHLVLKWPHEVIEFVELMSSQTNQYDLSFVEIIMQNMDFGVKHWATVRNGMSRFTQAAANLVGLKNIHLNAPVDRLIPSSADGRVTIHTRGPNPQTGTFDKVVLAIPPAAIQGIRERPTWSFMKEQAIRSAHFEPLYKLGLHFRTRFWEHIPSPSFGGQSTTDLRFRWIVYPSNDLGSDTSGVLLLYCWMNDAYRIQSMQPEQRIRLALHDLQRFFTDTGVDIYSQYVGAFDVCWSTEYVTGDAMFLPGQFSRFHRIAAQAEGNIHFAGEHLSRHHTWIAGALDSAFKTAREVSGDERLLALGEEELGRSSRATEPPRPEFIRAQL; this is encoded by the coding sequence ATGGATGTCGgcgttgttggtgctggtattTCCGGCCTCTACACTGCGCTCATCCTTCAGCGGCAGGGCCACAATGTGACCGTCTTCGAGGCGAGCTCGAGAATTGGAGGCCGGATATACACTCACCGATTCGAGCCCCTGAACCAAGGCGAGGATGTGTACTTTGAGGCTGGCGCCATGCGTCTCCCTCGGTCGAGGTTACATGACCGCGTCTTCCGCTTCATCGATTacctcaacgccaacagCCGGTCTGAAGACAAGGTCGAGATGATCCCCTACATCATCGAACACGAAAACAACGGCGCCTATGTCTATGGCCACAAGGGTGACGTCGCTGGCAGTGAGCATGCAGATCTTCTAAACTTACCTCCGCCGTTCAAGGGCAAGTCCGCGCGCAGCCTCCTCGGCGAGGCCGTCATTCCCTGGCTCCGGCTGCTAGAGCAGGACTTTGACAAGGGCTTCGAGAAGGTCATGGAATACGACATGATGTCCTTCCGCAGCTATCTCCATCTCGTGCTGAAGTGGCCGCACGAGGTCATCGAGTTCGTCGAGCTCATGTCCAGCCAAACAAACCAGTACGACCTCAGCTTCGTTGAGATCATCATGCAGAACATGGACTTTGGCGTCAAGCACTGGGCCACCGTCCGCAACGGCATGTCGCGCTTCACCCAGGCCGCCGCAAACCTCGTTGGCCTCAAAAACATCCACCTCAACGCCCCCGTCGACCGTCTCATCCCTTCTTCAGCCGACGGCCGAGTCACCATCCACACCCGCGGTCCCAACCCGCAAACCGGCACCTTCGACaaggtcgtcctcgccatcccccCAGCCGCCATCCAGGGCATCCGCGAACGCCCAACCTGGTCCTTCATGAAAGAACAAGCCATCCGCAGCGCACACTTCGAACCCCTCTACAAGCTCGGCCTGCACTTCCGCACCCGCTTCTGGGAACacatcccctccccctccttcggCGGGCAGAGCACCACAGACCTCCGCTTCCGCTGGATCGTATACCCCTCCAACGACCTCGGCAGCGACACCTCAggcgtcctcctcctctactGCTGGATGAACGACGCCTACCGCATCCAATCCATGCAGCCCGAGCAGCGCATCAGACTGGCCCTGCACGACCTCCAGCGCTTCTTCACAGATACAGGCGTGGACATCTACTCGCAGTACGTCGGCGCCTTCGACGTCTGCTGGAGCACCGAGTATGTCACGGGTGACGCGATGTTCCTCCCTGGGCAGTTCAGCCGGTTCCATCGCATTGCGGCACAGGCGGAGGGGAATATTCACTTTGCGGGCGAGCATTTGAGTCGCCATCATACTTGGATTGCGGGGGCGCTGGACTCGGCGTTTAAAACGGCGCGAGAGGTCAGTGGGGATGAGCGGTTGTTGGcgttgggggaggaggagttggggaggtcgtcgagggcCACGGAGCCGCCGAGGCCGGAGTTTATTCGCGCGCAGCTTTGA